A single window of Flammeovirga agarivorans DNA harbors:
- a CDS encoding glycosyltransferase family 2 protein has protein sequence MSKLVSIITVNYKNNAVTLDLLHSIVGLNRNDLEVIVVELGSQNFDPSIYQAIISDIVVIHNKENLGFSAGNNLGITKASGEFLYLVNNDTILLRNSIDPLIKILNDDPTIGIVSPKIKYYDEPNTIQYAGYTLVDTLTGRNKTIGEYAKDNPEYNHSYEVGFIHGAAMMTKKEYISKVGLMPLDYFLYYEELAWSDCFHKQGLKTYYEGNAEILHKESMSVGKNSPLKEYFIFRNRLLFMKHYTSSTQFPIFFIFISIFSLPKRYFSLLFQSNTKNLRKALLTGYTDAISYLINTKNHIPDKGLKFL, from the coding sequence ATGAGTAAATTGGTATCAATAATCACAGTAAATTATAAGAATAATGCAGTTACTCTAGATTTATTACATTCTATAGTTGGACTAAATCGGAACGATCTTGAGGTAATTGTTGTTGAGCTTGGAAGCCAAAATTTTGATCCATCCATCTATCAAGCGATCATAAGTGATATTGTAGTTATACATAATAAAGAAAATCTAGGATTTTCAGCGGGAAACAATTTAGGTATTACTAAAGCTTCAGGAGAATTTTTGTATCTTGTTAATAACGATACGATACTACTTAGAAATAGTATAGACCCATTAATCAAAATATTAAATGACGATCCAACGATTGGAATCGTCAGTCCTAAAATAAAATACTATGATGAACCTAATACAATACAGTACGCAGGATATACCCTAGTGGATACCCTGACTGGAAGAAATAAAACTATTGGAGAATATGCAAAAGATAACCCTGAATACAACCACTCCTATGAGGTAGGCTTTATTCATGGTGCGGCCATGATGACTAAAAAAGAGTACATCTCAAAAGTCGGATTGATGCCACTTGACTACTTTCTATATTATGAAGAATTGGCTTGGTCAGATTGTTTTCATAAACAAGGTTTAAAAACTTATTATGAAGGTAATGCTGAAATTCTACACAAAGAATCCATGAGTGTTGGAAAGAACAGTCCTTTGAAAGAATATTTTATTTTCAGAAATCGATTGTTGTTTATGAAGCATTATACTTCCTCAACACAGTTCCCCATCTTCTTTATATTTATTTCAATTTTCTCACTACCGAAACGTTATTTCTCATTGTTATTTCAATCCAATACCAAAAACTTAAGGAAAGCTTTATTAACGGGATACACAGATGCGATATCATATTTAATCAATACCAAAAACCATATTCCCGATAAAGGATTGAAATTTCTATAA
- a CDS encoding glycosyltransferase family 2 protein: MLDSLITYFFWASLFVVVYSIIGYPIVLYALVLIKRTFGTSKTLTLDKIEFTEKVAVVIPCYNESDIIEEKVYNTLSLDYPKELLKIYVVADGSTDNTSKVIQNLQHNGIDIHYFYDKKRAGKSAAINRVINKVKEEITVCTDANTLLNRTAIKEIIKNFKDKKVGCVCGEKRVLQEAGDVASSGEGAYWKYESFLKKLDAELTSVMGGAGELIAFRTNVYPQIPKKIILDDFYLSMKILLQGYKVAYEPKAFASEKASVSVREEMKRKIRIAAGGFQIIFTLLPLFNIFKRGMVTFQYVSHRVLRWLFVPFALPLIYIANFYLMVFVNPLYSLLFLGQTLMYTIAFIIHSIKRKTKPYKVFMLPYYYAIMNYCALLGFFRYLSGTQSSVWDKAIRK, from the coding sequence ATGTTAGACTCACTCATCACTTACTTTTTCTGGGCAAGCTTATTTGTCGTAGTTTATTCTATTATTGGCTATCCAATAGTGTTATATGCTCTTGTGCTTATTAAAAGAACCTTTGGCACATCTAAAACTTTAACCTTAGATAAAATAGAGTTTACTGAAAAAGTAGCCGTCGTTATCCCATGTTATAACGAATCAGACATCATTGAAGAGAAAGTCTACAATACGCTATCACTCGACTACCCAAAAGAATTACTAAAGATCTACGTTGTTGCAGATGGTAGTACAGACAATACTTCAAAAGTTATACAAAACTTACAACACAACGGAATTGATATACATTATTTCTATGACAAGAAGAGAGCAGGAAAATCAGCTGCTATCAATAGAGTCATCAATAAGGTAAAGGAAGAAATTACTGTATGTACTGATGCCAATACTTTATTGAACAGAACGGCAATTAAGGAAATCATCAAAAACTTTAAAGACAAGAAAGTCGGATGTGTTTGTGGTGAAAAAAGAGTACTTCAGGAAGCAGGCGATGTGGCTTCATCTGGAGAAGGTGCTTATTGGAAATACGAATCATTCCTAAAGAAATTAGATGCTGAACTTACATCTGTAATGGGTGGAGCAGGAGAACTAATTGCTTTTAGAACTAATGTATATCCACAGATTCCTAAAAAGATCATTTTAGATGATTTCTACCTTTCAATGAAAATCTTATTACAAGGATATAAAGTGGCCTACGAGCCTAAGGCTTTTGCTTCTGAGAAAGCATCGGTCTCGGTTAGAGAGGAAATGAAGCGAAAAATTAGAATCGCTGCAGGTGGTTTTCAAATTATATTTACACTGCTGCCTCTATTCAATATTTTCAAAAGAGGAATGGTCACTTTTCAGTATGTATCACATAGAGTATTAAGATGGTTATTTGTTCCCTTCGCTCTACCGTTGATATACATTGCAAACTTTTATTTAATGGTTTTTGTTAATCCTTTATACAGTTTACTGTTTTTAGGGCAAACACTAATGTACACTATTGCATTCATAATCCATTCAATAAAAAGAAAAACAAAACCATACAAAGTATTCATGTTGCCCTACTACTATGCAATTATGAATTACTGTGCATTGCTAGGTTTCTTCAGATACTTATCCGGTACCCAATCTTCAGTTTGGGATAAAGCAATCAGAAAATAA
- a CDS encoding Ig-like domain-containing protein yields MKNKTYIWLLPLIFIGLCSSAYIFTTYSYLVLGDNPNAGQAWNNDGRPEGTYVVSTRLTPPAESAELFQYIYDTISIATEAFIEEHNRNFLVVETGAVYITLGFEDADWFNTLGFYTYPHNDPPESIADIENTKTIVFPKLDTENTINNGFQLYLGDYTAGTVIGFFLVSQGWDHTAPDKVSAIVDGRYTLYSNSDLNEGVVDPDGTEIGFLTHSVVVANRRTTERDFLLCFEDDIENADYDYNDAVFFVHSSPENAIITFNGEVNEQIVARDTTITLSLNQTSTVPITTLIEDEVPEDAVITITSISDPMLTTTQDLPSISVLGEDTNIGTDTIFYTACDLGFPQTCDDGMIIVTTSDQNEPPVARDSVLIDFDDPLFINGITVADLATDPDDNLDLSTIAILSDVDSNLNLTITGGTITFAPNQDYSGPDFILYRICDLGSPVYCDVGSFIIGGNDGPIANPDEIDIYAGEGVIMDVLGNDTPGSSPLDPETLTIISKPDDNTATVNVVDGKIENVPHPDFTGPYEIIYEICDSGTPTLCDTSTITVNVVDPQGDEVIDRSNIPPLALNDSVVTNVNTAISIEINNNDSDEDGIIVHDYSYIVKPPLRGEATLNVFVNNGQSIPIINYTPNEGFTGLDVLSYRVYDDGDPHLSDDALALIFITEDGVTITTNNDTLWVDTIYVSPSQESCFSIANKLAEENSTLNVTSNIINVYPKKEGASLNYSDSVICYQAPENMEGTDHVYYTICDAWGTCQQGLLVIIEGDGTPKYEEPLLTFYSGFSPNGDQLNDAFVIEGIGGYPDNDITIYNRWGQPVYKGNGYDNTWNGNNQNNEPLPDGTYYYILKVRTPYEFNYNGYVVIKR; encoded by the coding sequence ATGAAAAATAAAACTTACATATGGCTCTTACCACTAATATTTATAGGACTTTGCAGTAGTGCATATATCTTCACTACCTATTCATACCTTGTATTGGGTGATAATCCTAATGCTGGACAAGCATGGAATAATGATGGACGACCGGAAGGTACTTATGTTGTATCAACTCGTCTTACACCACCAGCTGAAAGTGCAGAATTGTTCCAGTATATTTACGATACAATCTCTATTGCTACAGAGGCTTTTATTGAGGAACACAATAGAAACTTTTTAGTAGTAGAAACAGGTGCAGTTTATATCACTTTAGGGTTCGAAGATGCCGATTGGTTTAATACCTTAGGCTTCTACACTTACCCACATAATGATCCACCCGAGAGCATTGCTGATATAGAAAATACAAAAACAATTGTTTTCCCTAAATTGGATACTGAAAACACAATAAACAATGGTTTTCAGTTATACCTTGGAGATTACACTGCGGGTACTGTAATTGGCTTTTTCCTAGTTTCACAGGGTTGGGACCATACTGCTCCGGATAAAGTTTCTGCTATAGTTGATGGTCGATATACACTCTATTCAAACAGTGATTTGAACGAAGGAGTTGTTGATCCAGATGGTACAGAAATCGGATTCCTGACTCACTCAGTAGTTGTAGCCAACAGAAGAACAACAGAAAGAGATTTCTTATTATGTTTTGAAGATGATATTGAGAATGCAGATTACGATTATAACGATGCTGTTTTCTTTGTTCACTCATCACCTGAAAATGCAATTATTACATTTAACGGAGAGGTGAATGAACAAATTGTAGCAAGAGATACAACCATTACATTATCATTAAACCAAACATCTACTGTACCAATTACAACACTGATAGAAGATGAAGTACCGGAAGATGCTGTGATTACAATTACATCCATCTCAGACCCTATGCTAACGACAACACAAGATTTACCTAGTATTTCTGTGTTGGGAGAGGATACAAATATTGGTACGGATACCATTTTCTATACAGCCTGTGATCTAGGCTTTCCTCAAACTTGTGATGATGGTATGATCATCGTAACGACAAGTGATCAGAATGAACCTCCAGTAGCTAGAGATAGTGTATTGATTGATTTTGATGACCCTTTGTTTATCAATGGAATTACTGTGGCCGATCTCGCTACTGATCCAGATGATAATCTAGATTTATCTACAATTGCTATTTTAAGTGATGTTGATTCTAACTTAAATCTAACGATCACAGGTGGAACGATTACTTTTGCACCAAACCAAGATTATTCTGGCCCTGATTTCATACTATATAGAATTTGTGATTTAGGATCACCCGTGTATTGTGATGTTGGATCATTTATTATTGGAGGGAACGATGGCCCTATAGCCAATCCAGATGAAATCGATATTTATGCAGGAGAAGGAGTTATTATGGATGTATTGGGTAATGATACTCCAGGTAGTTCTCCATTAGATCCGGAAACCCTTACTATCATTTCAAAACCAGATGACAATACTGCAACTGTAAATGTGGTAGACGGAAAAATTGAAAATGTACCTCATCCAGATTTTACAGGTCCTTATGAAATAATCTATGAGATTTGTGACAGTGGTACTCCAACACTTTGTGACACCTCTACAATAACAGTCAATGTTGTAGATCCACAAGGAGATGAAGTGATTGATAGATCAAATATTCCTCCTTTAGCTCTAAACGACTCCGTAGTAACCAATGTAAATACAGCGATTTCTATCGAGATCAATAATAATGACTCTGATGAAGATGGTATTATTGTTCATGATTATTCATATATCGTAAAGCCACCATTAAGGGGTGAAGCTACATTAAATGTCTTCGTCAATAATGGGCAATCCATCCCAATTATCAATTACACTCCTAATGAAGGGTTTACAGGATTGGATGTCCTATCATACAGAGTATATGATGATGGAGACCCACATTTATCGGACGATGCGTTAGCACTTATCTTTATTACTGAAGATGGAGTAACCATAACTACTAATAATGATACCTTATGGGTAGATACAATTTATGTATCACCTTCTCAGGAAAGTTGTTTTTCTATTGCCAATAAACTTGCTGAAGAAAACTCAACTTTAAACGTTACATCAAATATTATCAATGTCTATCCTAAAAAAGAAGGTGCTTCCTTAAATTATTCGGATTCTGTGATCTGTTATCAAGCACCTGAAAATATGGAAGGAACAGATCATGTCTATTATACTATCTGTGATGCTTGGGGTACTTGCCAGCAAGGGTTACTAGTTATAATAGAAGGGGATGGAACACCAAAATATGAAGAACCTCTACTTACTTTCTATTCGGGCTTTTCTCCGAATGGAGACCAATTAAATGATGCATTTGTAATCGAAGGAATAGGTGGATATCCGGACAATGATATCACGATTTATAACCGTTGGGGACAACCTGTATATAAAGGCAACGGTTACGACAACACATGGAATGGTAATAACCAGAATAATGAACCATTACCAGACGGAACCTACTACTACATTTTAAAAGTAAGAACTCCTTACGAATTCAATTACAACGGCTATGTAGTAATTAAAAGATAA
- a CDS encoding PorP/SprF family type IX secretion system membrane protein has product MKKLLIFCLFCFGITEAIGQQMPMFSQYAYNTLAINPAFAGTKDGVDATMLFRKQWTDYEGAPSTVNFSANSAIAKGKMGVGLNFVNDKIGISTNNTVQGAFSYITPITPDITMSLGMYLSLLNFKHDWGDLRIQHTNDPVFGTESESISQFNTGFGIYFYSDRFYFSFSVPSILEVSMTKTDGDNNLYRRHFFVKGGVHFNLSNHIDFVPSVLLKKVTNSNLQADVTATFIFQKMLWVGASYRTEDGFAIMSQVVLKDRFRIGYAYDYPNTEIQNHTSGTHEILLGINFPTKNNNSIITSPRYF; this is encoded by the coding sequence ATGAAAAAACTACTCATCTTCTGTTTATTTTGCTTTGGGATAACAGAAGCCATAGGTCAGCAAATGCCTATGTTCTCACAATATGCTTACAACACACTAGCGATTAACCCTGCTTTTGCTGGAACAAAAGATGGGGTAGATGCCACTATGCTTTTTAGAAAACAGTGGACTGATTATGAAGGTGCTCCTTCGACGGTGAATTTTTCTGCCAATTCTGCAATTGCCAAAGGTAAAATGGGAGTAGGGCTAAATTTCGTCAATGATAAAATTGGTATTTCAACCAATAATACTGTGCAAGGAGCTTTTTCATACATTACGCCTATTACACCTGACATCACTATGTCATTAGGTATGTATCTTTCTTTATTAAACTTCAAACACGATTGGGGTGACTTAAGAATACAACATACCAATGATCCCGTTTTTGGTACAGAAAGCGAATCTATTTCTCAATTTAATACTGGTTTTGGTATCTACTTTTATAGCGACCGATTCTATTTTAGTTTTTCTGTTCCTAGTATTCTTGAGGTAAGTATGACAAAGACAGATGGTGATAATAATTTATATAGAAGACACTTTTTTGTAAAAGGTGGTGTACATTTCAATTTATCAAACCATATTGATTTTGTACCATCTGTTTTATTAAAAAAAGTAACCAACTCTAATTTACAGGCTGATGTAACAGCTACTTTTATTTTCCAAAAAATGCTTTGGGTAGGAGCATCATACAGAACTGAAGACGGGTTTGCAATTATGTCACAAGTTGTTCTAAAAGATAGATTTAGAATTGGTTATGCTTACGACTACCCAAATACTGAAATACAAAACCATACCTCTGGTACACATGAAATATTATTAGGAATTAATTTCCCTACGAAGAATAATAACTCAATTATTACCAGTCCAAGATATTTTTAA
- a CDS encoding OmpA family protein translates to MRTFILYIIILSSINVTFAQKQETLLQRAEKHYNRQEYVLAIKNYNKVNTLDVSSKYRLGYSYQMIDDYRKALKTYQSIVKVKWEGQDLVFLNYGLMAKAMGLYGKAGDAFKEYLFDHADDKDVRDLYLSCQTQYYDELVKNKALTIVENLSFNTEHKEISPVLLQDGLIYSSSRRDHVKNDIHHRDGNQFLDLHFVQKNDLGVYDETEILHEHVLNNLHVGPSCYDTINNKFYMTVNLKKKKSVDAINNLQIVVSNYDPIDHHFDRPESININNPEYNLGHPTIANHGNTMYFVSDMPGGHGGTDIYKTEKGINGKWTEPENLGDLINTSGNEMFPYVYDDNTLYFSSDRHIGLGGLDIFKAIIVKGEITGIENVGAPINSSTDDFGICFQNPNEGYFTSNRFDGKGDDDIYSFKHNSFDFTVFVIDSVTREPLENIIVECYDNDRMAVMNFETDEKGYVRFNSRDKKMIQTIAAMSSNYKYKEKNIKDRKEERNVVVIELVKGRNLQLIGDVFDSKTHKKIKSAHVFLYDNDSTRIRSIGDVRDGHYSIIITEVPNHHYFISNAEGYITKNMKLINPTPDRFGVIYQDIYLDPIMSENVVDIENIYYPFDSSFLTEKSISTLNEVFALLRTNYDYKVEMQSHCDIRGTEGYNMQLSLERMESAMGYLVRKGISKDRLILGYFGEEVTAIDCKDCSESEHQLNRRTEIKIIR, encoded by the coding sequence ATGAGGACGTTCATACTATATATCATAATACTATCATCGATTAATGTAACTTTTGCTCAAAAACAAGAAACCTTACTACAGAGAGCTGAAAAGCATTACAATAGGCAAGAGTATGTTTTAGCAATTAAAAACTATAATAAAGTCAATACGTTGGATGTTTCTTCTAAGTATCGATTAGGCTATTCATACCAAATGATCGATGATTATCGTAAGGCACTAAAAACTTACCAGAGTATCGTAAAAGTAAAATGGGAAGGCCAAGATTTAGTTTTCCTAAATTACGGTTTGATGGCTAAAGCGATGGGTTTATACGGCAAAGCGGGAGATGCTTTTAAAGAGTATCTTTTTGATCATGCTGACGATAAGGATGTAAGAGATTTATACCTCTCTTGCCAAACACAATATTATGATGAGTTAGTAAAAAATAAAGCGCTAACTATAGTAGAAAACCTATCTTTTAATACGGAGCATAAAGAGATATCTCCCGTCTTGCTTCAAGATGGATTGATTTATTCTTCATCAAGAAGAGACCATGTGAAAAATGATATTCACCATAGGGATGGTAACCAGTTTTTAGACTTACACTTTGTCCAAAAAAATGACTTAGGAGTTTATGATGAAACAGAAATTCTTCATGAACATGTATTAAACAACCTACATGTTGGTCCATCTTGTTATGACACGATCAACAACAAGTTTTACATGACTGTCAATTTAAAGAAAAAGAAGTCTGTCGATGCCATTAATAATCTACAGATTGTGGTTTCCAACTATGATCCTATTGATCATCATTTTGACAGACCCGAAAGTATCAATATTAATAATCCAGAATATAATTTAGGACATCCTACTATTGCCAACCATGGAAATACCATGTATTTCGTTTCGGATATGCCAGGAGGTCATGGGGGGACAGATATTTATAAAACAGAGAAAGGTATTAACGGTAAATGGACTGAACCTGAAAATCTTGGAGATCTAATTAATACTTCAGGAAATGAAATGTTCCCTTATGTCTATGACGATAATACGCTATATTTTTCTTCAGATCGACACATAGGTTTAGGAGGCTTAGATATCTTTAAAGCAATCATTGTAAAAGGTGAAATTACAGGTATTGAAAACGTCGGGGCTCCAATTAACTCCTCTACGGATGATTTTGGTATCTGCTTCCAAAACCCTAATGAAGGGTACTTTACGTCCAATCGTTTCGATGGTAAAGGAGATGATGACATTTACTCTTTTAAGCATAATTCGTTTGACTTTACCGTTTTTGTTATCGATAGTGTTACAAGAGAACCATTGGAAAATATTATTGTAGAGTGTTATGATAATGACCGTATGGCAGTAATGAATTTTGAAACAGATGAAAAAGGATATGTACGTTTCAACAGTCGAGACAAAAAGATGATTCAGACCATCGCTGCTATGTCTTCAAACTATAAGTACAAAGAAAAGAATATTAAAGACAGAAAAGAGGAACGAAATGTTGTTGTCATTGAATTAGTAAAAGGAAGAAATTTACAACTTATTGGAGACGTTTTCGATTCTAAGACACATAAGAAAATCAAAAGTGCACATGTGTTCCTGTATGATAACGATTCTACCAGAATCCGGTCTATTGGTGATGTAAGAGATGGGCATTATTCTATCATTATTACTGAAGTACCAAATCATCATTACTTTATTTCTAATGCTGAAGGGTACATCACTAAAAATATGAAATTGATTAATCCGACTCCTGATCGATTTGGTGTGATTTATCAAGACATATATTTAGATCCAATTATGTCCGAAAATGTTGTGGATATTGAAAACATCTATTATCCTTTTGATTCTTCTTTCCTTACAGAGAAATCTATATCAACTCTAAATGAAGTATTTGCATTACTAAGAACTAATTATGACTATAAAGTTGAGATGCAGTCACACTGTGATATCAGAGGAACTGAAGGGTATAATATGCAATTATCTTTGGAAAGGATGGAATCTGCCATGGGTTATTTAGTAAGAAAAGGTATTTCTAAAGACCGATTGATTCTAGGATATTTTGGTGAAGAAGTAACCGCTATTGATTGTAAAGATTGTAGTGAAAGTGAACATCAATTAAATAGAAGAACTGAGATCAAGATCATTAGGTAA
- a CDS encoding MATE family efflux transporter encodes MKKDLTKGSVLKGILTLALPIIGAMFMQTANNVIDIAWIGKISSDAVAGVGTSSFFIQLVWSICSIFLIGSGILVSQSIGKNNEQQAREYSRESLIALFGIILLMGVLMQIFFQPIISFFNFEKPIVEDYAYTYLTWMSGFLFFSLTVLLMTQISNARGDSKTSLKYSTIGVFINLVLDPLFIFTFDLGVMGAALATGVAQFITLFLFLKRYAKAFFGDREEWIFRFEKVGEIFKVGFPASLQRILFTLVGIAIAKIVSEWGSDAIAAQKIGNQVEGITYMCIGGLSSAMMSFTGQNFGAKQYKRIEEGYKNAMAFTILIGLINGAFFYIFSESLIQLFVSEKDTIAMGASYLEILGIAQVFMCVEMVTSGIINGLGKTKYPAYINISMTVIRIPMALYFAKNLGLGIDGVWLSIGVSMFLRAVCLTIAYNYTRNKVILKLKNEVS; translated from the coding sequence ATGAAAAAAGATTTAACTAAAGGATCCGTTTTAAAAGGGATCCTTACTTTAGCCTTACCTATTATTGGTGCCATGTTTATGCAAACTGCCAATAATGTAATTGATATAGCATGGATTGGAAAAATAAGTAGTGATGCCGTAGCAGGTGTAGGTACTAGTTCTTTTTTTATTCAGTTAGTATGGTCTATTTGTTCCATATTTCTTATTGGTTCCGGTATTCTGGTATCACAATCCATTGGAAAAAATAACGAACAGCAAGCAAGAGAATACAGTAGAGAATCATTGATTGCATTATTTGGTATTATTCTCTTGATGGGGGTCTTGATGCAGATCTTCTTTCAACCGATAATTTCCTTTTTTAACTTCGAGAAACCCATCGTAGAAGATTATGCCTACACTTATCTAACATGGATGTCAGGCTTTTTATTCTTCTCTTTAACTGTTTTACTTATGACACAGATAAGTAATGCAAGGGGAGACTCTAAAACTTCATTAAAGTATTCTACCATAGGAGTATTTATAAATCTTGTCCTGGATCCACTATTTATCTTCACTTTTGATTTGGGTGTAATGGGAGCTGCATTAGCTACAGGTGTTGCCCAATTTATTACACTTTTCTTATTCCTAAAACGTTATGCTAAAGCATTTTTTGGTGATAGAGAAGAATGGATTTTTAGATTCGAAAAAGTAGGAGAAATCTTTAAAGTGGGGTTCCCCGCATCGCTACAACGTATCCTATTTACTTTAGTAGGAATTGCGATTGCAAAGATTGTTTCAGAATGGGGAAGTGATGCGATTGCAGCTCAAAAAATCGGCAACCAAGTAGAAGGAATTACGTACATGTGCATTGGCGGATTGTCCTCTGCAATGATGTCATTTACAGGGCAAAACTTTGGAGCAAAACAATATAAAAGAATAGAAGAAGGATATAAAAATGCCATGGCATTCACAATACTAATTGGGTTAATTAACGGTGCATTTTTCTATATTTTCTCTGAGTCTTTAATCCAATTGTTCGTCTCTGAAAAGGATACTATTGCAATGGGAGCAAGCTACCTTGAAATCTTAGGTATAGCACAAGTATTTATGTGTGTTGAAATGGTCACCAGTGGAATTATTAACGGTCTTGGTAAAACCAAATACCCTGCCTATATTAATATAAGTATGACGGTAATCCGAATTCCAATGGCCCTATACTTTGCTAAAAACCTAGGTTTAGGAATTGATGGTGTTTGGCTATCAATTGGTGTAAGTATGTTCTTACGCGCTGTTTGCTTAACAATAGCCTATAACTATACAAGAAATAAAGTGATTTTAAAATTGAAAAATGAAGTCAGTTAA